A window from Corvus cornix cornix isolate S_Up_H32 chromosome 8, ASM73873v5, whole genome shotgun sequence encodes these proteins:
- the CCDC18 gene encoding coiled-coil domain-containing protein 18 isoform X1 has protein sequence MLPMECSMWTCSKSGADEELLANVQSLQNQLRRTEKNLQTVEKELSSTSEHYRHCFDEVIDSRLEDFEQLNYNCQGFSSCKKNSGRASHQDFQRKSKSYSVSTTLDKTVEENEHLQEKLDALHEQNASLTSQNHCLKNRVETMNFELMQSKAKISYLEAALGTHLVSIPKLKEQIVNLEAEVSAQDKILKDAEDRLDQNQKTATEREHMLQRYQKGYKNLKMELIEQSKQGKRAQQQRNEALLNVEELTRAFTKYKAELTEKLEKAKAEDEVLGKRLINCEKEKEELNEKCISYRKDLDILEEQLRQLKEENHNTKEEIKTLEAKNTEMTSMLSQSDQKIIKLESELSEKEIVLKEKSALISENEELRALTARQHNHLKLCCQEIEDSREELNILETIISQLSLSTSEEFKWHHFKHQLWSSSTKEATSESCGESSKPLIADLSIKLAMKEAESQKPCANLTICTEAEHLCNRNERQENSRLCHLEMEPVKLIRNPGERRKCQQLELISKQFEKLRQKFQKEIKELRTKLTKADDENSALKTSMAQRTSQFQIIQEDLLKKASKTSSLEREIRKKSSQLSALEKQLEEKTIAYSSAAERNAELEQELTGKNRRIHELETTISEEHEKITSAFENEKLVHFEQHKELEKQIDLLRTQLGKKHQEFIEQEKIISVLQQEVIHKQHHIESLDGLLIGSREEMENQNVKKDQGLKVLESQLTEEKIKVRQLESALNLCKEEVALYLSQSQENKEMFEKQLKERSEELHYLQKEIKIKGQNIQDMNEQYILLQQTLHHYQQMLQEETIRNGDLEDNQIKLEKQVFNLEKELQKQKACAENELRKVEEKLRLAAQEADLNRQKVDELNCTIRQIKLEMDQCKNELTGLEKEVVQLKRDGENKALQINQLDITLEEARSELSKKANEVIDLEDKLLQTETCRREALQKMSELESALQNACGELKITLTQLQELQDALQNAQSSLEEKNIAIMDLITELKYCKGEIEDKKQELLHMDQALKERNWELKQRVAQITQLDMTVHEHKGEMEQQIIQLQCNLEKSELEIKECNKQIESLEKKLQRSKDELRKKEFELLQRDQEINQLKKKIIKENNSA, from the exons ATGTTACCAATGGAATGTAGTATGTGGACTTGCTCTAAAAGTGGTGCTGACGAAGAGCTGCTCGCAAATGTACAGTCGTTACAGAATCAGCTGaggagaactgaaaaaaacctacaaactGTAGAGAAAGAGCTTTCCAG TACAAGTGAACATTACAGACACTGCTTCGATGAGGTGATAGACTCCCGTCTGGAGGACTTTGAACAGCTGAATTACAACTGTCAAGGCTTTTCCAGCTGTAAGAAGAATTCTGGTAGAGCATCTCACCaggattttcaaagaaaatccaaa TCTTACTCAGTATCCACAACTTTGGATAAAactgtggaagaaaatgaacatcTTCAGGAGAAGTTGGATGCCCTTCATGAGCAAAATGCATCTTTGACTTCTCAGAACCACTGCCTAAAGAACAGAGTGGAAACAATGAACTTTGAATTGATGCAGTCAAAAGCAAAA atttcataTCTTGAGGCTGCTTTAGGTACACATTTAGTCAGCATTCCGAAGTTGAAGGAACAGATTGTAAATCTGGAAGCAGAAGTTTCAGCTCAAGATAAAATTCTGAA AGATGCAGAAGATAGACTAGatcaaaatcagaaaacagcAACGGAAAGAGAACACATGTTGCAAAGATATCAAAAGGGctataaaaatctgaaaatggaGTTAATTGAACAAAGCAAGCAAGGAAAGAG AGcacaacagcagagaaatgaagcTTTGTTAAATGTGGAGGAGCTGACAAGAGCTTTCACAAAGTATAAAGCAGAACTAactgaaaaattagaaaag gCTAAAGCTGAAGACGAGGTATTGGGAAAACGTTTAATTaattgtgaaaaagaaaaagaggagttGAATGAAAAGTGTATCAGCTACAGAAAGGATCTAGACATCCTAGAGGAGCAACTAAG GCAATTAAAGGAAGAGAATCACaacacaaaagaagaaattaaaactctAGAGGCAAAGAACACTGAAATGACATCAATGCTGAGTCAGTCTGATCAGAAGATCATCAAGCTTGAGAGTGaactttctgaaaaagaaatagtacTTAAAGAGAAAAGTGCTCTAATAAGTGAAAATGAAGAGCTGAGAGCACTTACTGCACGGCAACATAACCACTTGAAATTATGTTGTCAAGAAATTGAGGATTCAAGGGAAGAGCTCAACATATTAGAAACCATTATTTCTCAGCTGTCTTTAAGTACATCTGAAGAG TTTAAATGGCACCATTTCAAACACCAGTTATGGAGTTCTTCAACAAAAGAAGCTACCTCTGAATCTTGTGGTGAATCAAGTAAACCTTTGATTGCAGACCTAAG CATTAAACTGGCaatgaaagaagcagaaagtcAAAAGCCTTGTGCAAACTTAACCATCTGTACTGAAGCTGAGCATCTTTGTAATCGTAATGAACGacaagaaaacagcaggttGTGCCACCTGGAAATGGAGCCTGTCAAATTGATCAGAAATCCAGGAG agaggagaaaatgtcAACAGTTGGAACTTATAAGCAAACAATTTGAAAAGCTGAGGCAAAAATTccagaaagagataaaagagTTACGCACTAAACTGACAAAAGCAGATGATGAGAATTCTGCTTTGAAGACCAGCATGGCTCAAAGAACCAGTCAGTTTCAAATCATACAGGAAGACCTATTGAAGAAGGCTTCAAAAACTAGTAGCTTAGAGAGAGAA ataAGAAAGAAATCTTCTCAACTTTCTGCACTTGAGAAACAGTTGGAAGAAAAGACTATTGCTTattccagtgctgcagaaagaaatgctgagTTGGAACAGGAACTCACG ggtAAAAACAGACGCATTCATGAGCTGGAAACCACTATCAGTGAAGAACATGAGAAAAtaacttctgcttttgaaaatgaaaagttgGTTCACTTTGAGCAGCACAAAGAATTGGAGAAACAGATTGACTTA CTTCGGACACAGCTGGGGAAGAAACATCAAGAATTCATtgaacaagagaaaataatatcTGTTTTACAACAAGAGGTTATACATAAACAGCATCACATTGAGTCATTGGATGGGCTGTTAATAGGAAGCAGAGAG gaaatggaaaatcaAAATGTCAAGAAAGATCAAGGCTTGAAGGTGCTGGAAAGTCagttaacagaagaaaaaatcaaa GTACGACAACTTGAGTCAGCACTAAATCTATGTAAGGAAGAAGTTGCACTGTATTTGAGTCAGTCACAAGAAAATAAGGAGAtgtttgaaaagcagctgaaagaaagGTCTGAAGAG cttcattatttacagaaagaaataaaaataaaaggtcagAATATTCAGGACATGAATGAACAATATATTCTCCTCCAACAAACTTTGCATCATTATCAGCAAATGTTACAGGAAGAAACTATTAGAAATGGGGACTTGGAAGATAATCAAATTAAACTTGAAAAACAG GTATTCAATTTGGAAAAAGagcttcagaaacagaaagcatGTGCAGAAAATGAGTTGAGAAAGGTGGAGGAGAAACTTCGCCTAGCTGCCCAAGAAGCAGATTTAAACAGACAGAAGGTGGATGAACTTAATTGTACAATCAG ACAGATTAAATTGGAGATGGATCAGTGCAAGAATGAACTTACTGGCTTGGAAAAAGAAGTAGTGCAATTAAAACGAGATGGTGAAAACAAGGCACTGCAGATAAATCAGTTGGATATCACTTTGGAAGAAGCAAGATCAGAGCTCAGTAAAAAGGCAAATGAGG TGATTGATTTAGAAGATAAGCTGCTTCAAACTGAGACTTGCCGCAGGGAAGCCttacagaaaatgtcagaaCTGGAATCTGCATTACAGAATGCCTGTGGAGAATTAAAGATCACTTTAACACAGCTTCAGGAATTGCAAGATGCATTACAGAATGCACAGTCCTCTCTGGAGGAGAAGAACATTGCTATCATGGATCTAATAACTGAGCTCAA GTATTGCAAGGGTGAAATTGAAGACAAAAAGCAAGAACTCCTTCACATGGACCAAGCactgaaagaaaggaattgGGAGCTGAAACAAAGAGTAGCTCAG
- the CCDC18 gene encoding coiled-coil domain-containing protein 18 isoform X2: MLPMECSMWTCSKSGADEELLANVQSLQNQLRRTEKNLQTVEKELSSTSEHYRHCFDEVIDSRLEDFEQLNYNCQGFSSCKKNSGRASHQDFQRKSKSYSVSTTLDKTVEENEHLQEKLDALHEQNASLTSQNHCLKNRVETMNFELMQSKAKISYLEAALGTHLVSIPKLKEQIVNLEAEVSAQDKILKDAEDRLDQNQKTATEREHMLQRYQKGYKNLKMELIEQSKQGKRAQQQRNEALLNVEELTRAFTKYKAELTEKLEKAKAEDEVLGKRLINCEKEKEELNEKCISYRKDLDILEEQLRQLKEENHNTKEEIKTLEAKNTEMTSMLSQSDQKIIKLESELSEKEIVLKEKSALISENEELRALTARQHNHLKLCCQEIEDSREELNILETIISQLSLSTSEEFKWHHFKHQLWSSSTKEATSESCGESSKPLIADLSIKLAMKEAESQKPCANLTICTEAEHLCNRNERQENSRLCHLEMEPVKLIRNPGERRKCQQLELISKQFEKLRQKFQKEIKELRTKLTKADDENSALKTSMAQRTSQFQIIQEDLLKKASKTSSLEREIRKKSSQLSALEKQLEEKTIAYSSAAERNAELEQELTGKNRRIHELETTISEEHEKITSAFENEKLVHFEQHKELEKQIDLLRTQLGKKHQEFIEQEKIISVLQQEVIHKQHHIESLDGLLIGSREVRQLESALNLCKEEVALYLSQSQENKEMFEKQLKERSEELHYLQKEIKIKGQNIQDMNEQYILLQQTLHHYQQMLQEETIRNGDLEDNQIKLEKQVFNLEKELQKQKACAENELRKVEEKLRLAAQEADLNRQKVDELNCTIRQIKLEMDQCKNELTGLEKEVVQLKRDGENKALQINQLDITLEEARSELSKKANEVIDLEDKLLQTETCRREALQKMSELESALQNACGELKITLTQLQELQDALQNAQSSLEEKNIAIMDLITELKYCKGEIEDKKQELLHMDQALKERNWELKQRVAQITQLDMTVHEHKGEMEQQIIQLQCNLEKSELEIKECNKQIESLEKKLQRSKDELRKKEFELLQRDQEINQLKKKIIKENNSA, encoded by the exons ATGTTACCAATGGAATGTAGTATGTGGACTTGCTCTAAAAGTGGTGCTGACGAAGAGCTGCTCGCAAATGTACAGTCGTTACAGAATCAGCTGaggagaactgaaaaaaacctacaaactGTAGAGAAAGAGCTTTCCAG TACAAGTGAACATTACAGACACTGCTTCGATGAGGTGATAGACTCCCGTCTGGAGGACTTTGAACAGCTGAATTACAACTGTCAAGGCTTTTCCAGCTGTAAGAAGAATTCTGGTAGAGCATCTCACCaggattttcaaagaaaatccaaa TCTTACTCAGTATCCACAACTTTGGATAAAactgtggaagaaaatgaacatcTTCAGGAGAAGTTGGATGCCCTTCATGAGCAAAATGCATCTTTGACTTCTCAGAACCACTGCCTAAAGAACAGAGTGGAAACAATGAACTTTGAATTGATGCAGTCAAAAGCAAAA atttcataTCTTGAGGCTGCTTTAGGTACACATTTAGTCAGCATTCCGAAGTTGAAGGAACAGATTGTAAATCTGGAAGCAGAAGTTTCAGCTCAAGATAAAATTCTGAA AGATGCAGAAGATAGACTAGatcaaaatcagaaaacagcAACGGAAAGAGAACACATGTTGCAAAGATATCAAAAGGGctataaaaatctgaaaatggaGTTAATTGAACAAAGCAAGCAAGGAAAGAG AGcacaacagcagagaaatgaagcTTTGTTAAATGTGGAGGAGCTGACAAGAGCTTTCACAAAGTATAAAGCAGAACTAactgaaaaattagaaaag gCTAAAGCTGAAGACGAGGTATTGGGAAAACGTTTAATTaattgtgaaaaagaaaaagaggagttGAATGAAAAGTGTATCAGCTACAGAAAGGATCTAGACATCCTAGAGGAGCAACTAAG GCAATTAAAGGAAGAGAATCACaacacaaaagaagaaattaaaactctAGAGGCAAAGAACACTGAAATGACATCAATGCTGAGTCAGTCTGATCAGAAGATCATCAAGCTTGAGAGTGaactttctgaaaaagaaatagtacTTAAAGAGAAAAGTGCTCTAATAAGTGAAAATGAAGAGCTGAGAGCACTTACTGCACGGCAACATAACCACTTGAAATTATGTTGTCAAGAAATTGAGGATTCAAGGGAAGAGCTCAACATATTAGAAACCATTATTTCTCAGCTGTCTTTAAGTACATCTGAAGAG TTTAAATGGCACCATTTCAAACACCAGTTATGGAGTTCTTCAACAAAAGAAGCTACCTCTGAATCTTGTGGTGAATCAAGTAAACCTTTGATTGCAGACCTAAG CATTAAACTGGCaatgaaagaagcagaaagtcAAAAGCCTTGTGCAAACTTAACCATCTGTACTGAAGCTGAGCATCTTTGTAATCGTAATGAACGacaagaaaacagcaggttGTGCCACCTGGAAATGGAGCCTGTCAAATTGATCAGAAATCCAGGAG agaggagaaaatgtcAACAGTTGGAACTTATAAGCAAACAATTTGAAAAGCTGAGGCAAAAATTccagaaagagataaaagagTTACGCACTAAACTGACAAAAGCAGATGATGAGAATTCTGCTTTGAAGACCAGCATGGCTCAAAGAACCAGTCAGTTTCAAATCATACAGGAAGACCTATTGAAGAAGGCTTCAAAAACTAGTAGCTTAGAGAGAGAA ataAGAAAGAAATCTTCTCAACTTTCTGCACTTGAGAAACAGTTGGAAGAAAAGACTATTGCTTattccagtgctgcagaaagaaatgctgagTTGGAACAGGAACTCACG ggtAAAAACAGACGCATTCATGAGCTGGAAACCACTATCAGTGAAGAACATGAGAAAAtaacttctgcttttgaaaatgaaaagttgGTTCACTTTGAGCAGCACAAAGAATTGGAGAAACAGATTGACTTA CTTCGGACACAGCTGGGGAAGAAACATCAAGAATTCATtgaacaagagaaaataatatcTGTTTTACAACAAGAGGTTATACATAAACAGCATCACATTGAGTCATTGGATGGGCTGTTAATAGGAAGCAGAGAG GTACGACAACTTGAGTCAGCACTAAATCTATGTAAGGAAGAAGTTGCACTGTATTTGAGTCAGTCACAAGAAAATAAGGAGAtgtttgaaaagcagctgaaagaaagGTCTGAAGAG cttcattatttacagaaagaaataaaaataaaaggtcagAATATTCAGGACATGAATGAACAATATATTCTCCTCCAACAAACTTTGCATCATTATCAGCAAATGTTACAGGAAGAAACTATTAGAAATGGGGACTTGGAAGATAATCAAATTAAACTTGAAAAACAG GTATTCAATTTGGAAAAAGagcttcagaaacagaaagcatGTGCAGAAAATGAGTTGAGAAAGGTGGAGGAGAAACTTCGCCTAGCTGCCCAAGAAGCAGATTTAAACAGACAGAAGGTGGATGAACTTAATTGTACAATCAG ACAGATTAAATTGGAGATGGATCAGTGCAAGAATGAACTTACTGGCTTGGAAAAAGAAGTAGTGCAATTAAAACGAGATGGTGAAAACAAGGCACTGCAGATAAATCAGTTGGATATCACTTTGGAAGAAGCAAGATCAGAGCTCAGTAAAAAGGCAAATGAGG TGATTGATTTAGAAGATAAGCTGCTTCAAACTGAGACTTGCCGCAGGGAAGCCttacagaaaatgtcagaaCTGGAATCTGCATTACAGAATGCCTGTGGAGAATTAAAGATCACTTTAACACAGCTTCAGGAATTGCAAGATGCATTACAGAATGCACAGTCCTCTCTGGAGGAGAAGAACATTGCTATCATGGATCTAATAACTGAGCTCAA GTATTGCAAGGGTGAAATTGAAGACAAAAAGCAAGAACTCCTTCACATGGACCAAGCactgaaagaaaggaattgGGAGCTGAAACAAAGAGTAGCTCAG
- the CCDC18 gene encoding coiled-coil domain-containing protein 18 isoform X3, giving the protein MLPMECSMWTCSKSGADEELLANVQSLQNQLRRTEKNLQTVEKELSSTSEHYRHCFDEVIDSRLEDFEQLNYNCQGFSSCKKNSGRASHQDFQRKSKSYSVSTTLDKTVEENEHLQEKLDALHEQNASLTSQNHCLKNRVETMNFELMQSKAKISYLEAALGTHLVSIPKLKEQIVNLEAEVSAQDKILKDAEDRLDQNQKTATEREHMLQRYQKGYKNLKMELIEQSKQGKRAQQQRNEALLNVEELTRAFTKYKAELTEKLEKAKAEDEVLGKRLINCEKEKEELNEKCISYRKDLDILEEQLRQLKEENHNTKEEIKTLEAKNTEMTSMLSQSDQKIIKLESELSEKEIVLKEKSALISENEELRALTARQHNHLKLCCQEIEDSREELNILETIISQLSLSTSEEFKWHHFKHQLWSSSTKEATSESCGESSKPLIADLSIKLAMKEAESQKPCANLTICTEAEHLCNRNERQENSRLCHLEMEPVKLIRNPGERRKCQQLELISKQFEKLRQKFQKEIKELRTKLTKADDENSALKTSMAQRTSQFQIIQEDLLKKASKTSSLEREIRKKSSQLSALEKQLEEKTIAYSSAAERNAELEQELTGKNRRIHELETTISEEHEKITSAFENEKLVHFEQHKELEKQIDLLRTQLGKKHQEFIEQEKIISVLQQEVIHKQHHIESLDGLLIGSREEMENQNVKKDQGLKVLESQLTEEKIKVRQLESALNLCKEEVALYLSQSQENKEMFEKQLKERSEELHYLQKEIKIKGQNIQDMNEQYILLQQTLHHYQQMLQEETIRNGDLEDNQIKLEKQVFNLEKELQKQKACAENELRKVEEKLRLAAQEADLNRQKVDELNCTIRQIKLEMDQCKNELTGLEKEVVQLKRDGENKALQINQLDITLEEARSELSKKANEVIDLEDKLLQTETCRREALQKMSELESALQNACGELKITLTQLQELQDALQNAQSSLEEKNIAIMDLITELKLHNWI; this is encoded by the exons ATGTTACCAATGGAATGTAGTATGTGGACTTGCTCTAAAAGTGGTGCTGACGAAGAGCTGCTCGCAAATGTACAGTCGTTACAGAATCAGCTGaggagaactgaaaaaaacctacaaactGTAGAGAAAGAGCTTTCCAG TACAAGTGAACATTACAGACACTGCTTCGATGAGGTGATAGACTCCCGTCTGGAGGACTTTGAACAGCTGAATTACAACTGTCAAGGCTTTTCCAGCTGTAAGAAGAATTCTGGTAGAGCATCTCACCaggattttcaaagaaaatccaaa TCTTACTCAGTATCCACAACTTTGGATAAAactgtggaagaaaatgaacatcTTCAGGAGAAGTTGGATGCCCTTCATGAGCAAAATGCATCTTTGACTTCTCAGAACCACTGCCTAAAGAACAGAGTGGAAACAATGAACTTTGAATTGATGCAGTCAAAAGCAAAA atttcataTCTTGAGGCTGCTTTAGGTACACATTTAGTCAGCATTCCGAAGTTGAAGGAACAGATTGTAAATCTGGAAGCAGAAGTTTCAGCTCAAGATAAAATTCTGAA AGATGCAGAAGATAGACTAGatcaaaatcagaaaacagcAACGGAAAGAGAACACATGTTGCAAAGATATCAAAAGGGctataaaaatctgaaaatggaGTTAATTGAACAAAGCAAGCAAGGAAAGAG AGcacaacagcagagaaatgaagcTTTGTTAAATGTGGAGGAGCTGACAAGAGCTTTCACAAAGTATAAAGCAGAACTAactgaaaaattagaaaag gCTAAAGCTGAAGACGAGGTATTGGGAAAACGTTTAATTaattgtgaaaaagaaaaagaggagttGAATGAAAAGTGTATCAGCTACAGAAAGGATCTAGACATCCTAGAGGAGCAACTAAG GCAATTAAAGGAAGAGAATCACaacacaaaagaagaaattaaaactctAGAGGCAAAGAACACTGAAATGACATCAATGCTGAGTCAGTCTGATCAGAAGATCATCAAGCTTGAGAGTGaactttctgaaaaagaaatagtacTTAAAGAGAAAAGTGCTCTAATAAGTGAAAATGAAGAGCTGAGAGCACTTACTGCACGGCAACATAACCACTTGAAATTATGTTGTCAAGAAATTGAGGATTCAAGGGAAGAGCTCAACATATTAGAAACCATTATTTCTCAGCTGTCTTTAAGTACATCTGAAGAG TTTAAATGGCACCATTTCAAACACCAGTTATGGAGTTCTTCAACAAAAGAAGCTACCTCTGAATCTTGTGGTGAATCAAGTAAACCTTTGATTGCAGACCTAAG CATTAAACTGGCaatgaaagaagcagaaagtcAAAAGCCTTGTGCAAACTTAACCATCTGTACTGAAGCTGAGCATCTTTGTAATCGTAATGAACGacaagaaaacagcaggttGTGCCACCTGGAAATGGAGCCTGTCAAATTGATCAGAAATCCAGGAG agaggagaaaatgtcAACAGTTGGAACTTATAAGCAAACAATTTGAAAAGCTGAGGCAAAAATTccagaaagagataaaagagTTACGCACTAAACTGACAAAAGCAGATGATGAGAATTCTGCTTTGAAGACCAGCATGGCTCAAAGAACCAGTCAGTTTCAAATCATACAGGAAGACCTATTGAAGAAGGCTTCAAAAACTAGTAGCTTAGAGAGAGAA ataAGAAAGAAATCTTCTCAACTTTCTGCACTTGAGAAACAGTTGGAAGAAAAGACTATTGCTTattccagtgctgcagaaagaaatgctgagTTGGAACAGGAACTCACG ggtAAAAACAGACGCATTCATGAGCTGGAAACCACTATCAGTGAAGAACATGAGAAAAtaacttctgcttttgaaaatgaaaagttgGTTCACTTTGAGCAGCACAAAGAATTGGAGAAACAGATTGACTTA CTTCGGACACAGCTGGGGAAGAAACATCAAGAATTCATtgaacaagagaaaataatatcTGTTTTACAACAAGAGGTTATACATAAACAGCATCACATTGAGTCATTGGATGGGCTGTTAATAGGAAGCAGAGAG gaaatggaaaatcaAAATGTCAAGAAAGATCAAGGCTTGAAGGTGCTGGAAAGTCagttaacagaagaaaaaatcaaa GTACGACAACTTGAGTCAGCACTAAATCTATGTAAGGAAGAAGTTGCACTGTATTTGAGTCAGTCACAAGAAAATAAGGAGAtgtttgaaaagcagctgaaagaaagGTCTGAAGAG cttcattatttacagaaagaaataaaaataaaaggtcagAATATTCAGGACATGAATGAACAATATATTCTCCTCCAACAAACTTTGCATCATTATCAGCAAATGTTACAGGAAGAAACTATTAGAAATGGGGACTTGGAAGATAATCAAATTAAACTTGAAAAACAG GTATTCAATTTGGAAAAAGagcttcagaaacagaaagcatGTGCAGAAAATGAGTTGAGAAAGGTGGAGGAGAAACTTCGCCTAGCTGCCCAAGAAGCAGATTTAAACAGACAGAAGGTGGATGAACTTAATTGTACAATCAG ACAGATTAAATTGGAGATGGATCAGTGCAAGAATGAACTTACTGGCTTGGAAAAAGAAGTAGTGCAATTAAAACGAGATGGTGAAAACAAGGCACTGCAGATAAATCAGTTGGATATCACTTTGGAAGAAGCAAGATCAGAGCTCAGTAAAAAGGCAAATGAGG TGATTGATTTAGAAGATAAGCTGCTTCAAACTGAGACTTGCCGCAGGGAAGCCttacagaaaatgtcagaaCTGGAATCTGCATTACAGAATGCCTGTGGAGAATTAAAGATCACTTTAACACAGCTTCAGGAATTGCAAGATGCATTACAGAATGCACAGTCCTCTCTGGAGGAGAAGAACATTGCTATCATGGATCTAATAACTGAGCTCAA